In Marinobacter sp. M3C, the genomic stretch GCACCCAAGGTTGCCGTAGGCCAGTCCACCGGGGTTAACCCGTTGCTGCCAATAAAAAAGCCCATTTTGCTGATCGGTAAAAACGCCACGGCCAGAGCGCTGACAATCAGCAGCATAACGTAGCGCTGCAGCGAGCCGTTCTCGGTGGCAGCGGTGAGCTGGTTGGCTCTCAGGCTCAGGCTGAATACCATTTTTTCGAAGATCGCTTTTTCGTCGATCTCGCGGAAGCGGTCGTGAAAGGCAAAGAAACGCTTGCGCTGGCTGTACATCAGCAAACCGCCAAAGAACGCTAAAAAGCTCATAAATAGCGGCAGATTGAAGCCGTGCAGTACCGCCAGACGATAGTCCGGTGCCGGAACGCCCAAGGTTGCAGAGGATGCGGCGTAAAGCAGCGGGCCTACTGATATGGTCGGAAACATACCCACCATCAGGCAAGCGAACACCAATATTTCCACAGGGATTTTCATATAGCGCGGCGGTTCATGGGGCGGGTAAATGGGCAAATTTATCGGCTTGCCGTTAAAAAACACGTCGTGAATAAACCGGGCGGAATAAGCAACCGCGAAAATACCGGCCAGGGTAGCCACAATCGGCGGCAACCAGGCCCAGTAACCGGGCAGGTTAAGTGCCAGAGACTCGGCGAAGAACATTTCCTTACTGAGAAACCCGTTCAGCAGCGGTACACCGGCCATAGAGGCCGCTGCCACCATCGCTAGGGTGGCGGTATGGGGCATGAACCGCCAAAGCCCGTTAATGCGGCGCATGTCGCGGGTGCCGGTTTCGTGGTCAATAATGCCGGCCGCCATGAACAGCGATGCCTTAAACGTGGCGTGGTTAATGACGTGAAACAGGGCCGCAACCGTGGCAAGTTCTGTACCCATGCCGAGCAACAGAACAATCAATCCCAGATGGCTAATAGTGGAGTTCGCCAGCAAGCCTTTTAGGTCGTGTTTGAACATGGCGATGTAAGCGCCCAACAGCAGCGTTACCATGCCAGTAAAACTGACCATGTAAAACCATTGTTCAGTGCCTGCCAGCGCCGGATACAGCCGTGCCAGAAGGAATATCCCGGCTTTTACCATCGTGGCCGAGTGCAGGTAGGCCGATACCGGAGTAGGCGCCTGCATGGCGTGGGGCAACCAGAAATGGAACGGGAACTGGGCCGATTTTGTAAATGCGCCGAGTAGCACCAAAGTGAGCGCAACCGGATAAAGCGCGTGTGCTTTGATGATGGGCCCTGCGGCCAGCACATCGTCCAACTCGTAGCTGCCGACAATCTGACCGATTATGAGAACACCTGCTAACAGGGCCAGGCCGCCGCCGCCGGTAACCGTCAACGCCATACGGGCACCGCGCCGCGCGCCTTTTTTGTGGGTCCAGAAACTGATCAGTAAAAACGACACCAAGCTGGTGACTTCCCAAAAAATCATCATCAGCAACAAATTGCTGGAAAGCACAATGCCAAGCATTGATCCCTTGAAACACAGCAGCAGGCCGTAAAATTTGCCAATGTTTTCTTCAGGTTTCAAGTAGTAGCGGGCGTAAAGAATGATCAGGATACCAATCACCAGAATCAGCAGCGCGAACAGCAGCGACAGGCCATCCAGGCGGAAACTCAGCGACAGCCCGATCGCAGGTAGCCATTCGTAGGTGTGCAAAACAACATCGCCGTCTGCCAGTGTCTGCCAGTGGGGAAATAACGCGGCGAGTGCAACAAACGCCGGAACGGTTGACGCAATAGCGATGGCTGTGCGCCCGCCCTGCGCGAACAGGGGCGCGGCCATAGCCCCTAAGAAGGGAAGCAAAACAACCAGGAGGAGCGACATCGCAATCTCAATTATAGGTGTAATACAGAACCGGATGTTACCAGCGATCCATCATAAGTGGGCTGACACCCGTTAACTATGAGCTGCTCAATGTCTTGGAGGGTCTGGAAAATAGGGAAGTTTGCCGCGATAGCGGGCGATGTCGGCCATGCAAAGTAGATCTGATGTGAGCCAGCAGCTGAAAGACCTCTCCGTCATGGTTACTCCGTATAAAAAGTATGAAAAAGAATGATACTTGCCGCAGTCTGAAGGTCAAGTAACTTGTGCCTTGGCGCCATAATTGCGTTCATGTCACTCAGCGAAACTCTGCAACAGGCGGTGAAAGTCACCCAAAGCCTGGGTAAAATGCTGATGGCCGGTGAAACCGAGCAGGCTCTGGCCAACGCCTCTTGCTATTTGCACCTTTTCGGTCGCATCTGTGGGGCTTGGATGTGGCTGCGCCAGGCCAATGCTGCCGCGATAGGATTGAACGATGCCAGCAACGATCGTGAACGCTGTTTTTATGAGGGTAAATTGCAGGCCGCACCGTACTTTTTTCATTGGGAGTTACCCACCGTTGCTCAGGATCTGGTGCTACTGCGCAACATGGACGACACCTGCCTGGCAATGAATGAAAGCGGAGTGGTTCTGACACCTTGCACGATTAACCAAAGGGTAACCCGTGTGTAATTGTGTTTTCGCTGGGTCGCAGCGTAATCTTGGCGCTGGTTTCAATGACGATCAATGGAGGTTTTTTTATGAAAAAATTTACAATTAGCGCATTGGCATTGGTGATGACTCTGGGCTTGGCGGGCTGCAGTTCCGATGATGACGAGATGGTAGATTTGGACAAGGCTGGCGACAACATCAGCAACATGGCTGATGATGCCGGCGATGCCGTTGAGGAAAGCTATGAAGACGTTACCGGGCAGAACGATAGCGCTTCGGACAAAACTAAAGACGCCGCCGGAGATGCTGGTGAAGAAGTCGGTGAGGCCGCAGAAGAGGCCGGCGACGCTGCGGAAGGCGCTATGGACGACGCTACTCAGTAAGCATCGGCACAGATCAAAAAACCGGAGCCATTGCTCCGGTTTTTTTGTGTTGCATATTTGGCCAGATCACGCACTTCAGAAATACCCATTGCAGTCGTAAAATAAGTAACCGCAAGCGTTCTTTACCAAAGTAGCAAGGTTTGGCGGTGTCTTTTTCGGTAAGCTGTGGGCGACTTTGGTGACAGATTGCGGATTGCGCGCTGCGCGCTGCGCCCGACAACGAACAATGATAAAACGGGGTAATCAGATGTTGTTTGTAGACAAGGCAACGAAAGGCTGGGGCTTGGTAATGGTGCTAGCTACGCTGGCCGGTGGCGCTTTGGTTGCGGCCGTTACCGCGATTGACCTGGTTTCCGTGTTGACCGGTTTGGCGGTTGGTCTGGGGGGGGCCGGTTTTTTTATTGCCTGGCGGGTTCTCGCGCCGGCAGAGCGCAGTCTTATTCATCTCAGCCAGGGCCAGTTAGCGCCGGGACACCCGTTTGCAAGTTTGTGCGCGCAGCTGCTCAGCGATGCTAAAGCC encodes the following:
- a CDS encoding monovalent cation/H+ antiporter subunit A, which translates into the protein MSLLLVVLLPFLGAMAAPLFAQGGRTAIAIASTVPAFVALAALFPHWQTLADGDVVLHTYEWLPAIGLSLSFRLDGLSLLFALLILVIGILIILYARYYLKPEENIGKFYGLLLCFKGSMLGIVLSSNLLLMMIFWEVTSLVSFLLISFWTHKKGARRGARMALTVTGGGGLALLAGVLIIGQIVGSYELDDVLAAGPIIKAHALYPVALTLVLLGAFTKSAQFPFHFWLPHAMQAPTPVSAYLHSATMVKAGIFLLARLYPALAGTEQWFYMVSFTGMVTLLLGAYIAMFKHDLKGLLANSTISHLGLIVLLLGMGTELATVAALFHVINHATFKASLFMAAGIIDHETGTRDMRRINGLWRFMPHTATLAMVAAASMAGVPLLNGFLSKEMFFAESLALNLPGYWAWLPPIVATLAGIFAVAYSARFIHDVFFNGKPINLPIYPPHEPPRYMKIPVEILVFACLMVGMFPTISVGPLLYAASSATLGVPAPDYRLAVLHGFNLPLFMSFLAFFGGLLMYSQRKRFFAFHDRFREIDEKAIFEKMVFSLSLRANQLTAATENGSLQRYVMLLIVSALAVAFLPISKMGFFIGSNGLTPVDWPTATLGAVLIACALATAAMHRERFFALVLISVVGLLTALTFVRFSAPDLTMTQLSVEVVTVVLLMLALYYMPSWTPIESSRGRRFRDMGIALLAGSGMTIITLAILTQPFSSISEFFLANSKTGGGGTNVVNVILVDFRGFDTLGEISVLAIAALGIFAMLKNTSLTPPPGDGLGHTWTRDRHPTMLKQIARPMLPLALMVSAFIFLRGHNLPGGGFIAGLITAIALILQYIASGFSWTQDRIAVRYHNVIALGLLFAVITGAGSLAFGYPFLTSTFGYITWPVVGKFELASALMFDLGVYLAVVGATLMMLVSIGRINPHSAIRAIDSESSHGADTITPTQRETE